A window from Athalia rosae chromosome 5, iyAthRosa1.1, whole genome shotgun sequence encodes these proteins:
- the LOC105694089 gene encoding uncharacterized protein LOC105694089, translating to MHVACKCLNVSIKSRGNELQRVNVEDHELTDNELSDSFFRENIATITELEGITKELPGLVEVRNVGSWVIHQCLNCSTNTHAVHRERGAALVLINANILTSADEIARLTTSPNYSSIFRIIIDNNIVDTVDFLQPPNKFSVSQLSSNLQLSLGGLQQQLEAAVQREVAATEERIKDFSAQQYQLLEQYRERAHTEHRLLVSLICTRKEMGKSVDLEAAPPITAETLPPNIIQPISNAVNTRPCGVANDTNIITKTNLRHQAATKHPANLHLKSGVDKKAPLKLYSKDPYSFDSEALFTLEGMEDLLTSEPAPQSDEESDTDDSGHDEGIHIPRGQRSGHPTLAKSLPVSVPIFPSFARQIQHDQDDDQLSRDPHDPHNIRASMKALAKSVHGDTVFGDLPRPRFSTQI from the exons ATGCACGTCGCCTGCAAATGCCTGAACGTGTCAATTAAGTCACGGGGCAACGAACTGCAAAGGGTTAACGTTGAAGATCATGAGCTAACCGATAATGAACTCTCTGACTCCTTCTTTCGAGAG AATATCGCTACCATTACAGAATTGGAAGGTATAACGAAAGAATTACCTGGCTTGGTAGAAGTCCGAAATGTTGGAAGTTGGGTCATTCATCAGTGTCTTAATTGTTCCACAAATACCCATGCTGTCCATAGGGAACGAGGTGCAGCCTTAGTTTTGATAAATGCAAACATCCTT ACATCTGCTGATGAAATAGCCAGATTGACGACGAGCCCTAACTACAGTTCTATATTCAGGATAATAATCGATAACAATATCGTGGATACTGTAGATTTTCTCCAACCGcctaataaattttcag TATCCCAGCTCTCTAGTAATCTACAATTATCACTCGGCGGCTTGCAACAGCAACTTGAGGCAGCAGTACAGAGAGAAGTTGCTGCAACTGAGGAAAGGATTAAAGATTTCTCTGCACAGCAGTACCAACTTTTGGAGCAATACAGAGAGCGTGCTCATACTGAACACAGACTGCTTGTTAG CTTAATTTGTACCAGAAAAGAAATGGGAAAATCTGTAGATTTGGAGGCAGCTCCTCCCATAACTGCTGAAACACTTCCACCTAATATAATTCAACCAATATCCAATGCTGTGAATACTAGACCTTGTGGTGTGGCTAATGATACAAATATTATTACCAAAACAAATCTAAGGCACCAAGCAGCAACAAAGCATCCTGCTAATCTTCATTTGAAAAGTGGGGTTGACAAAAAAGCCCCGCTAAAGTTGTATTCCAAGGATCCGTATAGTTTTGATTCTGAGGCATTGTTTACATTGGAGGGTATGGAAGACTTGCTGACATCAGAACCAgctccacagtccgacgaggAGTCTGATACCGATGATTCGGGTCATGACGAAGGCATCCACATCCCAAGAGGACAGAGGAGTGGTCATCCAACACTTGCAAAATCTTTGCCAGTAAGTGTTCCCATTTTTCCATCCTTTGCTCGTCAAATTCAGCATGATCAAGATGACGATCAGTTATCACGAGATCCCCATGATCCACATAATATTCGCGCTTCGATGAAGGCCCTGGCCAAGAGCGTTCATGGAGATACTGTCTTTGGTGATTTGCCGCGCCCACGATTTTCCACTCAGATCTGA
- the LOC105694149 gene encoding ethanolamine kinase isoform X3, with protein METMAKIHKEPHFDITVDENHVNEGAAEIIKILRPTWPIDEYRFKLFTNGISNKLVGVWYDGHYDEMVMVRVYGQKTNLFIDRKAETRNIRLLHEVGFTHCLYATFNNGIAYQFLPGDILTVDTVRIRSVYGLVAKRMAQMHKFNPIHPKISRDPFIWDKTKKFLDMIPKSFCDAEKQAKFQNIIQSRSELEKEYILLKKELPKLNSAVVFAHNDLLLGNLLHNKNEQTITFIDYEYTAYNYQAYDIANHFAEFVGLDNVDYSLYPEESLQRDWLKIYLQEYNCSLNVSEDDITDLYMKVNQFVLLAHFFWGCWSLVQSEKSTIDFDFLEYAAIRLNEYFKHKYQTFASDLDGN; from the exons ATGGAGACAATGGCAAAAATCCATAAGGAACCCCATTTTGACATCACTGTCGATGAGAATCATGTCAATGAAGGTGCTGcagagataataaaaattcttcgacccACCTGGCCTATTGATGAATATCGATTCAAG CTCTTTACCAATGGGATATCAAACAAGCTCGTGGGAGTATGGTACGACGGGCATTATGATGAGATGGTCATGGTACGAGTCTATGGTCAGAAAACAAACCTCTTCATTGACCGCAAAGCTGAAACAAGAAACATTCGG CTGCTGCACGAAGTTGGATTCACCCATTGTTTGTATGCCACATTCAACAATGGGATTGCCTACCAATTCTTACCGGGGGATATTCTTACCGTGGACACCGTGAGGATCCGATCTGTGTATGGATTAGTTGCCAAAAGAATGGCACAAATGCATAAGTTCAATCCAATTCATCCCAAAATAAGCAGGGATCCATTTATATgggataaaacaaaaaaatttttggatatgATACCCAAGTCATTCTGTGATGCTGAAAAGCAAGCGAa ATTTCAGAATATAATTCAATCCCGCTcggaattggaaaaagaatatattttattaaaaaaagagCTGCCAAAACTTAACAGTGCTGTAGTTTTTGCTCATAATGATCTCTTATTGGGTAATTTGCTCCACAACAAAAATGAACAGACCATCACATTCATAGACTATGAGTACACTGCTTACAATTATCAAGCCTATGACATAGCAAACCATTTTGCCGAATTCGTGG GCCTGGATAATGTAGATTATTCTCTTTACCCGGAGGAAAGTTTGCAAAGAGATTGGCTGAAGATATATCTTCAGGAATACAACTGTTCTCTAAATGTGTCAGAAGATGACATAACTGATCTATACATGAAAGTTAACCAGTTTGTGCTTCTTGCACATTTCTTCTGGGGATGCTGGTCGCTTGTTCAAAGTGAGAAGTCTACTATTGACTTCGATTTTTTAGA GTATGCTGCGATAAGATTGAACGAATACTTCAAGCATAAATACCAGACCTTTGCATCGGATCTGGATGGCAACTGA
- the LOC105694091 gene encoding eukaryotic translation initiation factor 3 subunit M: MQVPAVFMDLPLEDQAQELRVYFKSLGAEISEEKSPKGIEDDLHKIIGVCDACFKEGKETEIETILNDIVSIMVLIPIERAENLILAFCEKLTKAPGQKLGLVCLKALWLLFQSLDEKSPMRYHVYYHLVHIARNVDQVKAVYGGVDQLKAQFAPCPPSNEQMQKLLRLLHEVLLSCKQSEQAAAVMVALLGTYTAESASAPREDAQRCILAALADPNTFLLDPLLALKPVRFLEGELIHDLLLVFVQEKLPAYLKFYKNHKEFVEHSLGLNHEQNIKKMRLLTFMQLAETHPEMSFDTIQAELQIEENEVESFIIDVLKTKLVRARMDQAGRKVLVSSTMHRTFGRAQWTQLRDLLAAWKTNLSAVQEGMKTVAAAQIELATKTK; encoded by the exons ATGCAGGTTCCAGCGGTGTTTATGGATTTGCCCTTAGAGGATCAA GCACAAGAATTGCGAGTATACTTCAAAAGTTTAGGCGCTGAAATAAGTGAGGAAAAATCACCCAAGGGAATCGAAGATgatttacataaaattattggGGTTTGTGATGCCTGCTTCAAAGAAGGCAAGGAAACTGAAATTGAGACAATTTTAAATGACATCGTTTCCATCATGGTATTG atTCCAATTGAGCGTGCTGAAAATTTAATCTTAGCATTCTGCGAAAAACTCACAAAAGCACCGGGTCAGAAACTTGGACTCGTTTGTCTCAAGGC ACTCTGGCTGTTGTTCCAATCTTTGGATGAAAAGTCTCCAATGAGGTATCATGTTTATTACCACTTGGTGCATATCGCTCGCAATGTTGATCAAGTTAAAGCTGTATACGGAGGAGTCGATCAATTAAAAGCACAATTTGCACCATGCCCTCCATCTAACGAACAAATGCAAAAACTACTTCGTCTGCTTCACGAAGTCTTACTTAGTTGTAAACAGAg TGAACAAGCAGCAGCAGTGATGGTTGCTCTGCTCGGCACATACACAGCTGAAAGTGCATCTGCTCCTAGAGAAGATGCTCAACGTTGTATTTTGGCTGCTCTCGCAGATCCGAATACTTTTCTGCTAGACCCATTATTGGCTTTGAAGCCGGTGAGATTTCTGGAGGGTGAACTGATCCACGATTTACTTCTAGTTTTTGTTCAAGAAAAACTTCCGGCGTATCTTAAGTTTTATAAGAATCACAAAGAATTTGTCGAACATTCACTAG GACTTAACCATGAGCAAAACATCAAGAAAATGCGTCTCTTGACGTTTATGCAGTTGGCTGAGACACATCCAGAGATGTCGTTTGATACCATTCAGGCGGAACTACAAATTGAAGAGAATGAAGTTGAAAGCTTCATAATTGATG ttttgaaaacgaaattaGTTCGAGCTCGAATGGACCAAGCTGGCCGTAAAGTGTTAGTCTCCAGTACAATGCACAGAACTTTTGGGCGGGCTCAATGGACCCAACTAAGAGACTTGCTCGCAGCATGGAAAACCAATCTCTCTGCAGTTCAAGAAGGAATGAAAACTGTCGCAGCTGCGCAAATCGAACTTGCTACAAAAACAAAGTGA
- the LOC105694153 gene encoding gem-associated protein 6-like isoform X2 yields the protein MMSIKTNDGCEHKGYVYTVDPVSESIVLINPNDKELKVKIVMGHAITGLEFNQGAEAILPDLFLSQGAELSESVILLRKNAIRELLLENRFPVTEFDNVLNIQGMVSIEPPYGLEHCISSNEIVLLRVQELISSIVI from the exons ATGATGTCTATCAAAACGAACGACGGTTGCGAGCATAAGGGGTATGTGTACACCGTGGATCCGGTGTCAGAAAG CATCGTCCTGATTAATCCGAATGACAAGGAATTGAAAGTGAAAATAGTGATGGGACATGCAATTACAGGCTTGGAGTTCAATCAGGGGGCCGAAGCTATTCTACCAGATTTATTCTTATCACAGGGTGCAGAGCTATCGGAATCAGTAATTTTACTAAGGAAAAATGCAATTAGAGAATTGCTCTTAGAAAACCGTTTCCCTGTCACAGAATTTGATAATGTTTTAAATATTCAAGGAATGGTTTCCATAGAGCCACCCTATGGTTTAGAACATTGTATCAGCTCAAATGAAATAGTCTTACTTCGAGTACAGGAGCTAATTTCTAGCATAGTCATATAA
- the LOC105694088 gene encoding cysteine--tRNA ligase, cytoplasmic, with translation MSNNKRSQPLWNPPDCKSRSTLKLYNSLTRQKEEFIPQCGNRVYWYSCGPTVYDASHMGHARSYISFDILRRVLSDYFGYDVLYVMNITDIDDKIIKRARQNHLYEEYLRENHNLDKVLDDAKNVMAAYEDTVRSTTDPDKKNMVQGMLSKITAAVVNLEKAVEENDQMKLKESQNALLREARDPLAEWLDRQKGSTVTENSIFSKLPQYWEMEYHKDMDALNVLRPNVLTRVSEYIPEIIDYIKKIIINNLAYESNGSVYFDVGGFDKRDKHHYAKLVPEAYGDASSLEEGEGDLCVSEDRLSEKRSPTDFALWKCSKAGEPWWDSPWGKGRPGWHIECSVMASAICGESLDIHTGGIDLKFPHHDNELAQAEAYFDNSNWVRYFLHSGHLTIAGCKMSKSLKNFVTIQEALKKYSARQLRLAFLLHSWKDTLDYSDNTMDMAIQYEKFLNEFFLNVKNKIRQMSNNTTLNTFSKWNKAELELHNKFCATKDFVHAALCDNIDTRSTLDALREIVAYSNIYLRDTKLTNNLLLRDIAIYITKILAIFGAISAPQDAIGFPISSSDSSECKNMEEKVMPYLEILADFRKNVRSYARTLKATDILLECDRLRDDVLPNVGVRLEDHEGECSIVKLVDKETLLKERKAKRLLEAEKAAEKEKKKTEAAALQSEKDAKKKIAPSELFRLEKDKYSQFDDKGLPTHDIHGKEISKGQLKKLHKLQQAQEKKYNEYMTTLQNGL, from the exons ATGTCGAATAACAAACGCTCCCAGCCTTTGTGGAATCCACCAGATTGTAAGTCTCGGTCAACTTTGAAGCTCTACAATAGTCTGACTCGGCAGAAAGAGGAATTCATACCCCAATGTGGAAACAGAGTCTATTGGTACAGTTGCGGTCCAACAGTCTATGACGCCTCACACATGGGCCATGCCAG GTCTTACATATCGTTTGATATATTGCGTCGTGTACTCTCAGATTACTTTGGCTATGATGTCTTGTATGTGATGAATATTACTGAtatcgatgataaaataataaagagaGCCAGACAGAACCATTTGTATGAAGAATACCTCAGGGAAAATCATAATCTTGACAAAGTACTAGATGATGCAAAGAATGTCATGGCAGCATATGAAGATACAGTTAGGTCTACAACCGACCCAGATAAAAAGAATATGGTGCAAGGAATGCTGAGTAAAATCACAGCAGCTGTAGTTAATCTTGAAAAAGCCGTTGAAGAAAATGACCAAATGAAACTGAAAGAATCTCAGAAT GCTTTGTTGAGAGAAGCACGGGATCCTCTGGCAGAATGGCTAGACAGACAAAAAGGGTCTACAGTTACTGAGAATTCAATATTTAGTAAACTGCCGCAATATTGGGAAATGGAGTATCACAAGGACATGGATGCTCTGAAT GTATTACGGCCGAACGTATTAACAAGGGTTAGTGAATACATCCCTGAAATTATAGactatataaaaaaaataattatcaataatcTGGCATATGAGAGTAATGGCTCTGTTTATTTTGACGTTGGTGGTTTTGATAAACGAGACAAACATCATTATGCTAAGCTTGTTCCTGAAGCCTATGGAGATGCCAGTAGCTTGGAAGAAGGCGAAG GAGACTTGTGTGTTTCTGAAGATCGTCTTTCTGAAAAACGATCACCAACCGACTTTGCTTTATGGAAATGCTCAAAAGCTGGTGAGCCCTGGTGGGATAGCCCATGGGGCAAAGGTCGACCTGGTTGGCATATAGAATGCTCGGTTATGGCTTCTGCAATATGTGGTGAAAGCTTAGACATTCATACCGGTGGCATCGACCTGAAATTTCCACACCATGATAATGAATTAGCTCAGGCCGAGGCATATTTCGATAATTCAAACTGGGTCAGATACTTCTTGCATTCTGGTCACCTGACGATAGCTGGGTGCAAAATGTCAAAGTCtctcaaaaattttgttaccATCCAAGAGGCCTTGAAGAAATATTCGGCAAGGCAGCTCAGACTGGCATTCCTTCTGCATTCCTGGAAGGATACTCTAGATTATAGTGACAATACCATGGATATGGCCATTCAGTACGAAAAGTTTTTAAAC gaatTCTTCCTTAATGTCAAGAATAAGATTAGACAAATGAGCAATAACACAACTTTGAATACTTTTAGTAAGTGGAACAAGGCTGAATTAGAACTTCACAATAAATTTTGTGCCACAAAAGATTTTGTTCACGCTGCTCTATGTG ACAATATTGATACAAGATCTACATTGGATGCTCTGAGAGAGATTGTTGCATACAGTAATATCTATTTGAGAGACACAAAACTTACAAACAATTTACTGCTTCGTGATATCGCTATTTACATCACAAAAATACTCGCCATATTCGGTGCTATATCAGCTCCTCAGGATGCGATTGGATTTCCCATTAGTTCCAGTGATTCTAGTGAATGTAAAAAC atggaagaaaaagtgatGCCGTATTTAGAAATTCTTGCAGACTTCCGGAAAAACGTAAGATCGTATGCCCGAACTTTAAAAGCCACTGATATTCTGTTAGAATGCGACAGGCTGCGAGATGATGTATTACCAAATGTTGGGGTCAGGTTAGAAGATCATGAAGGCGAGTGTAGCATTGTAAAATTGGTAGATAAAGAGACCTTACTCAAAGAGAGGAAGGCCAAAAGACTGTTAGAGGCTGAAAAAGCTgcagagaaggaaaaaaagaaaacagaagcTGCTGCTTTGCAGTCAGAAAAggatgctaaaaaaaaaattgcaccaaGTGAACTATTCAGGCTGGAGAAAGACAAATATTCTCAATTCGATGACAAG GGATTGCCGACTCATGATATTCATGGGAAAGAAATTAGTAAAGGCCAGCTGAAGAAATTGCATAAGCTCCAACAAGCTCaggaaaagaaatataacGAGTACATGACCACACTACAAAACGGCCTGTAG
- the LOC105694153 gene encoding gem-associated protein 6-like isoform X1 produces MRRLRQVEDVSVFAKMNKNQLQFSHIVYKNDPVSLKSYVNRMMSIKTNDGCEHKGYVYTVDPVSESIVLINPNDKELKVKIVMGHAITGLEFNQGAEAILPDLFLSQGAELSESVILLRKNAIRELLLENRFPVTEFDNVLNIQGMVSIEPPYGLEHCISSNEIVLLRVQELISSIVI; encoded by the exons ATGCGAAGGTTGAGGCAGGTTGAGGACGTGAGTGTTTTTgcaaagatgaataaaaatcagctACAGTTTTCTCACATTGTTTACAAAAATGACCCGGTTTCCTTGAAAAGTTATGTAAATAGAATGATGTCTATCAAAACGAACGACGGTTGCGAGCATAAGGGGTATGTGTACACCGTGGATCCGGTGTCAGAAAG CATCGTCCTGATTAATCCGAATGACAAGGAATTGAAAGTGAAAATAGTGATGGGACATGCAATTACAGGCTTGGAGTTCAATCAGGGGGCCGAAGCTATTCTACCAGATTTATTCTTATCACAGGGTGCAGAGCTATCGGAATCAGTAATTTTACTAAGGAAAAATGCAATTAGAGAATTGCTCTTAGAAAACCGTTTCCCTGTCACAGAATTTGATAATGTTTTAAATATTCAAGGAATGGTTTCCATAGAGCCACCCTATGGTTTAGAACATTGTATCAGCTCAAATGAAATAGTCTTACTTCGAGTACAGGAGCTAATTTCTAGCATAGTCATATAA
- the LOC105694149 gene encoding ethanolamine kinase isoform X1, with translation MNENFRINCRFSAWSRCLYLMETMAKIHKEPHFDITVDENHVNEGAAEIIKILRPTWPIDEYRFKLFTNGISNKLVGVWYDGHYDEMVMVRVYGQKTNLFIDRKAETRNIRLLHEVGFTHCLYATFNNGIAYQFLPGDILTVDTVRIRSVYGLVAKRMAQMHKFNPIHPKISRDPFIWDKTKKFLDMIPKSFCDAEKQAKFQNIIQSRSELEKEYILLKKELPKLNSAVVFAHNDLLLGNLLHNKNEQTITFIDYEYTAYNYQAYDIANHFAEFVGLDNVDYSLYPEESLQRDWLKIYLQEYNCSLNVSEDDITDLYMKVNQFVLLAHFFWGCWSLVQSEKSTIDFDFLEYAAIRLNEYFKHKYQTFASDLDGN, from the exons atgaatgaaaatttccgcATAAACTGCCGATTTTCCGCATGGTCGAG ATGCTTGTACTTAATGGAGACAATGGCAAAAATCCATAAGGAACCCCATTTTGACATCACTGTCGATGAGAATCATGTCAATGAAGGTGCTGcagagataataaaaattcttcgacccACCTGGCCTATTGATGAATATCGATTCAAG CTCTTTACCAATGGGATATCAAACAAGCTCGTGGGAGTATGGTACGACGGGCATTATGATGAGATGGTCATGGTACGAGTCTATGGTCAGAAAACAAACCTCTTCATTGACCGCAAAGCTGAAACAAGAAACATTCGG CTGCTGCACGAAGTTGGATTCACCCATTGTTTGTATGCCACATTCAACAATGGGATTGCCTACCAATTCTTACCGGGGGATATTCTTACCGTGGACACCGTGAGGATCCGATCTGTGTATGGATTAGTTGCCAAAAGAATGGCACAAATGCATAAGTTCAATCCAATTCATCCCAAAATAAGCAGGGATCCATTTATATgggataaaacaaaaaaatttttggatatgATACCCAAGTCATTCTGTGATGCTGAAAAGCAAGCGAa ATTTCAGAATATAATTCAATCCCGCTcggaattggaaaaagaatatattttattaaaaaaagagCTGCCAAAACTTAACAGTGCTGTAGTTTTTGCTCATAATGATCTCTTATTGGGTAATTTGCTCCACAACAAAAATGAACAGACCATCACATTCATAGACTATGAGTACACTGCTTACAATTATCAAGCCTATGACATAGCAAACCATTTTGCCGAATTCGTGG GCCTGGATAATGTAGATTATTCTCTTTACCCGGAGGAAAGTTTGCAAAGAGATTGGCTGAAGATATATCTTCAGGAATACAACTGTTCTCTAAATGTGTCAGAAGATGACATAACTGATCTATACATGAAAGTTAACCAGTTTGTGCTTCTTGCACATTTCTTCTGGGGATGCTGGTCGCTTGTTCAAAGTGAGAAGTCTACTATTGACTTCGATTTTTTAGA GTATGCTGCGATAAGATTGAACGAATACTTCAAGCATAAATACCAGACCTTTGCATCGGATCTGGATGGCAACTGA
- the LOC105694149 gene encoding ethanolamine kinase isoform X2, producing the protein MLRETNVKVLKHLARCLYLMETMAKIHKEPHFDITVDENHVNEGAAEIIKILRPTWPIDEYRFKLFTNGISNKLVGVWYDGHYDEMVMVRVYGQKTNLFIDRKAETRNIRLLHEVGFTHCLYATFNNGIAYQFLPGDILTVDTVRIRSVYGLVAKRMAQMHKFNPIHPKISRDPFIWDKTKKFLDMIPKSFCDAEKQAKFQNIIQSRSELEKEYILLKKELPKLNSAVVFAHNDLLLGNLLHNKNEQTITFIDYEYTAYNYQAYDIANHFAEFVGLDNVDYSLYPEESLQRDWLKIYLQEYNCSLNVSEDDITDLYMKVNQFVLLAHFFWGCWSLVQSEKSTIDFDFLEYAAIRLNEYFKHKYQTFASDLDGN; encoded by the exons ATGCTAAGAGAAACAAATGTGAAAGTGTTAAAACATCTGGCACG ATGCTTGTACTTAATGGAGACAATGGCAAAAATCCATAAGGAACCCCATTTTGACATCACTGTCGATGAGAATCATGTCAATGAAGGTGCTGcagagataataaaaattcttcgacccACCTGGCCTATTGATGAATATCGATTCAAG CTCTTTACCAATGGGATATCAAACAAGCTCGTGGGAGTATGGTACGACGGGCATTATGATGAGATGGTCATGGTACGAGTCTATGGTCAGAAAACAAACCTCTTCATTGACCGCAAAGCTGAAACAAGAAACATTCGG CTGCTGCACGAAGTTGGATTCACCCATTGTTTGTATGCCACATTCAACAATGGGATTGCCTACCAATTCTTACCGGGGGATATTCTTACCGTGGACACCGTGAGGATCCGATCTGTGTATGGATTAGTTGCCAAAAGAATGGCACAAATGCATAAGTTCAATCCAATTCATCCCAAAATAAGCAGGGATCCATTTATATgggataaaacaaaaaaatttttggatatgATACCCAAGTCATTCTGTGATGCTGAAAAGCAAGCGAa ATTTCAGAATATAATTCAATCCCGCTcggaattggaaaaagaatatattttattaaaaaaagagCTGCCAAAACTTAACAGTGCTGTAGTTTTTGCTCATAATGATCTCTTATTGGGTAATTTGCTCCACAACAAAAATGAACAGACCATCACATTCATAGACTATGAGTACACTGCTTACAATTATCAAGCCTATGACATAGCAAACCATTTTGCCGAATTCGTGG GCCTGGATAATGTAGATTATTCTCTTTACCCGGAGGAAAGTTTGCAAAGAGATTGGCTGAAGATATATCTTCAGGAATACAACTGTTCTCTAAATGTGTCAGAAGATGACATAACTGATCTATACATGAAAGTTAACCAGTTTGTGCTTCTTGCACATTTCTTCTGGGGATGCTGGTCGCTTGTTCAAAGTGAGAAGTCTACTATTGACTTCGATTTTTTAGA GTATGCTGCGATAAGATTGAACGAATACTTCAAGCATAAATACCAGACCTTTGCATCGGATCTGGATGGCAACTGA